A window of the Synechococcus sp. JA-3-3Ab genome harbors these coding sequences:
- a CDS encoding LptF/LptG family permease — MARLLTKFWLLERYLFGQMLTPVLAGIAGGTLLLLAGRLFTLAERLVEGSVPPLTVLRLLILDLPEMVLLGMPIAAFFATMLTLGKLSGNSEITAMRAAGIPFTRIFRPLLLVGLLMSLSAFWISNVLLPASKREIRQIDQQALLARATTPVQYDVFFRTARVGGTEDNLWFFIRQVDPRLNTMQDVTILQVDPLPGGKYQLAEVTLAAQAVWNGLDWTLSEGVTHRYGPDGLSLAEEPFDRKPLEVSQDLAALMQPPVPPNELSLPELAERISRLARSNLNTQPLRTEFHMRFSLPLASFFAVLISLPLGSTTARRVGRYGGVVFGILLVFAYYVVLSVSRSLGEAGALPPWAAAWSFNILFGGLGLLLLARFLR, encoded by the coding sequence ATGGCCCGCTTGCTCACCAAGTTCTGGCTGCTGGAGCGCTACCTGTTTGGGCAGATGCTCACGCCGGTGCTGGCCGGTATAGCTGGGGGAACCCTGCTGCTTTTGGCAGGCCGGCTCTTTACCTTGGCCGAGCGGCTGGTCGAGGGATCCGTGCCGCCCCTGACGGTGTTGCGCCTTCTCATTTTGGATCTGCCGGAGATGGTGCTGCTGGGCATGCCCATCGCCGCTTTTTTTGCCACCATGCTCACCTTGGGCAAGCTGAGCGGCAACAGCGAGATTACCGCCATGCGGGCAGCCGGGATCCCGTTTACGCGCATTTTTCGTCCCCTGTTGCTGGTGGGGCTGCTCATGAGCCTGAGCGCTTTTTGGATCAGCAACGTGCTCCTGCCGGCCAGCAAACGAGAAATCCGCCAGATCGACCAGCAGGCGCTCCTGGCCCGGGCCACCACCCCGGTGCAATACGACGTCTTTTTCAGAACCGCCCGCGTTGGCGGGACGGAAGACAACCTCTGGTTTTTCATCCGCCAGGTGGATCCGCGGCTGAACACCATGCAGGATGTCACCATCTTGCAGGTGGATCCCTTGCCGGGGGGCAAGTACCAGTTGGCAGAGGTGACCCTGGCGGCCCAGGCGGTGTGGAATGGCCTGGACTGGACCCTCAGCGAAGGGGTGACCCACCGCTACGGCCCTGACGGCCTCAGCCTGGCCGAAGAGCCCTTCGACCGCAAGCCGCTAGAGGTCTCCCAAGATCTGGCCGCCCTGATGCAGCCGCCGGTTCCGCCCAACGAGCTGAGCCTGCCGGAGCTGGCGGAGCGCATCTCCCGCCTGGCCCGCTCCAACCTCAATACCCAGCCCCTGCGCACCGAGTTCCACATGCGCTTTTCCCTGCCCTTGGCCAGCTTTTTTGCCGTCTTGATCTCCCTTCCCCTGGGATCCACCACTGCGCGGCGGGTGGGCCGCTATGGGGGTGTCGTCTTCGGGATCCTGTTGGTGTTTGCCTACTACGTGGTGCTGAGTGTGTCTCGCAGCCTGGGCGAAGCAGGAGCCCTTCCCCCCTGGGCGGCAGCCTGGAGCTTCAACATCCTCTTCGGCGGCCTCGGCCTGCTGCTGTTGGCCCGCTTCCTGCGCTAG